The nucleotide sequence CCAGTGTTTCTCCCTGCCGCAATGTCAGGCTGATGCCTTTCACTGCATCCAGATATTCGCTCGGCTGGCCCAGCCAGTTTGACTTCAGCACATAGCGAACCTTGATTTCCTGCGCATCTAAAATCACAGGAGCTTGCGGTTTCTCGCTCGCTTCACCCGGCTTAGGCTCAGCATCGAGCAGCATTTTGGTGTACGGGTGCTCTGGCGAATGGAAAACCTTGTCGACATGACCGGCTTCGACCACTTCCCCTTGACACATCACCACCACATCATCGGCAAAATGGCGCACCACACCCAAATCATGAGTGATGAACAGAATCGCCATTCCCATCTCAGCCTGAATTTCTTTCAGTAACGACAGCACCTCTGCCTGCACTGTGACATCCAGCGCTGTGGTTGGCTCATCCGCAATCAGCAAATCGGGCTTATTCGCCAGCGCCATGGCTATCATGATCCGCTGCAGCTGGCCGCCGGAGAATTCATGGGAATAGTGGCGAAGTCGCTTGCGCGGCTCAGGCAGCTGTACCCGCTCAAACAGTGCCAGCGTTTCTTCCATTGCCTCTTGTCTCGTCACATCGCGGTGGCAGCGAATCGCTTCAGCCACTTGCTCCCCAACCGGCATATAGGGATTGAGTGACGTCATCGGCTCCTGAAAGATCATCGCTATCTTGCCACCTCGGTAGCCCCGCAGCACGCGCTCTGGCAACGACAATAAATCCGTTCCCTGAAAATGAATCTGGCTGCTGGGATCGACCCAGGCATTTTTCGGCAGCAGCCCCATGAGAGCACCAGAGGTGACGGATTTACCCGAACCGGACTCTCCCACCAGTGCCAGGGTCTGCCCCTGATGCATACTGAAGCTGACTTGTTTTACCGCATCAACGATGCCTGTCTCCATGGTGAATGACACTGACAGCTTGTCGACCGTCAGCAGCGGACGCTGCATATCCATACCGGAATCCTTTTCCTGATCACTCAAATGATAATTATTAGCAAATGAGAATAAATCAAATCAGTAGAATTGGCTATAGATGAGTATGGTTCATACCGTAAAAAGTGAGAAAAACCATCTGAGATCAGTTTTCGCACTGGTCGTCACGGATCATTTCGCGGTTTTATCTGCCAGAGTAAAAGAGATCACCGCTTGCGATTTTGACTTGAGCTCATTGCAGTGCGCGCAGAAATAGCTGGTAGCGCCGCAAGCATTCAGGCTTTCCAAGGGGTGTCCGCAATCGCGACAAGTGGCCTGCTTTACCGCCCGGCGTTCACAGTGAGGACAAAAGTACCCTTGATACTGCCAGACAAGATTTAACCGGCATTCCGGACAAAGTGGTTGAGACATATCGCACGCTCCTGGGATTCAGATCAGTGTCATCGGCTTTAGTGTATCAATAGCAGAGATCGGCAACAGAGGCTTGATCAACGACAAAGTCCCAGCTGATCAGCGATCACCTCCCAAAAGAACATTTATCAATACAGTTCCCGAAAGCATAAGTTACATGTTCTGTATATGAATTTTAAACAGAATAAAAATCTTGTTTTTTGTTTTATTTTGATAAGATCCAGCATATATGGAAATCGGAAATCCGATTGCTGACTCGTCTGTCAGTGCTGTATTTACAGGGGGTTAGTGGCAAAGTGATACGATCGAAAACAAGTCAGCCGGCAGGATAATCTTCGCTCATCGATCCCTGCTTCCCGGCAATATGATCCTCTGCTGCTTTTTATGATCAAAAAAAACCCGGCTTTATCAGCCGGGTCTGAGTGTTTACTGGTTGCGGTCCCTGTTCTTCAAGGCATTAGTCAGGCGCTTACGCTGCCGCTCCTGAGACACAGTCAATTTCTGACGTTTCTCATTACCAAATGGGTTATCACTGTTATGGAAGTGAATCCGGATCGGTGTTCCCATCAGATCCAATGTCTTACGGAAGTAATTCATCAGATAACGCTTATAAGAACCCGGCAAGTCGTTCACCTGATTGCCATGCACCACAACGATTGGCGGGTTATAGCCCCCTGCGTGTGCATATTTCAGTTTCACCCGACGGCCGCGGATCATCGGCGGCTGGTGGTCATCCTGTGCCATTTGCATAATACGGGTCAGCAGAGAGGTACTGATTCGCTTCGTCGCAGACTGGTACGCTTCCTTCACTGATTCGTACAAATGGCCCACCCCTGTGCCGTGCAGGGCAGAAATAAAGTGGATTCGAGCAAAATCGACAAAGCCAAGGCGGCGATCAAGCTCAGATTTCACCCGCTCTTTGACTTCGTTATCCAGGCCGTCCCACTTGTTGACCGCAATGACCAGTGAACGACCGGAATTGAGCGCAAAACCCAGCAGGCTCAAATCCTGATCCGAAATATTTTCACGGGCATCAATGATCAGCAGCACCACGTTGGCATCTTCAACGGCTTTCAGCGTCTGAATCACTGAGAATTTCTCGACCGCTTCGTTCATGTTCTTACGGCGACGGACACCTGCGGTATCAATCAGCACGTACTCCTGACCGTCACGTTCCATCGGAATGTAAATCGAATCACGCGTGGTACCGGGCATATCGTAAACAACAACACGCTCTTCACCAAGGATCCGGTTCGTCAGGGTCGATTTACCCACATTCGGACGACCGATAATCGCCAGCTTGATCGGTTGTTCCTGCAGTCGCTTATAGGCAGCTTCCGCATCTTCTTCTGTCAGGTTCGCCTTTTCGATGGCATCAGCGGAATCCAGGCTTTCGATATCGACAAAGCCGTCGTCTTCTTCGGCCTGCCGTGCTTTCCATTCTTCAACGAAAGGTGCCAGTGCACGCTCCATCAAGGCTGTCACACCACGGTTCTGCGCCGCAGCGATCTGATACATATCATCCACGCCCAGCTTCCAGAAATCCGCGCAGGCGCTGTCAGCGTCGATACCGTCAATCTTGTTCACAACTAAAAAAGTTGGCTTCTGACGACTGCGAAGGTGCTTGGCAATGGCTTCATCCGAAGCGGTCAGGCCAGCACGGCCATCAACCAGGAACAGCACAACATCTGCTTCTTCAATGGCGGTCAGCGATTGCTCCGCCATTTTGGTCTCGACACCTTCCTCGGAGCCATCAATACCGCCGGTGTCGATGACAATGAATTCGTTCTCTTCGAGCTCTGCTCGACCGTACTTACGATCCCTGGTTAGGCCAGGAAAGTCAGCGACCAGCGCATCCCGGGTGCGAGTAAGACGGTTAAACAACGTCGATTTACCCACGTTCGGGCGCCCGACAAGGGCAACTACAGGAATCACAATGAGTTTACCTCTATCTTTTTCATCATCTGAATGACAGTAATGTCTGTCTCAAACGACAATCACTACGTCAAGGGTAGAATAACAACGGCCCCTGATGTGAATACAAACAGGAGCCGAAGCGTTAATCTTATCACAGAATATGCCTGTGACTAAGGCAAATGCATTTTGCTCAATTTCCCTTCTCGGGTCACCACCAGATAGCCATCTGACAGTGCTAATGGCGGAATAGCAATGCCGCTGCCATCGGTTTGCTGCTGGGCAAGAAATTCACCGGTGCGGGTATCCAGCCAATGCAGATAGCCCAGGCTGTCACCCAGCACTAACTTCCCATTGATCACAGAAGGCGCACTGAGGATGCGGTGAGCCAGCTCAGTATTTTGCCACAGCTCTGTGCCGCTGCGAATGTCCACGGCCACCAGGTGATCCTCTGCGGTAACCAGAAACAGCAACCCACTGTCGATC is from Photobacterium sp. TLY01 and encodes:
- a CDS encoding zinc ribbon domain-containing protein — protein: MSQPLCPECRLNLVWQYQGYFCPHCERRAVKQATCRDCGHPLESLNACGATSYFCAHCNELKSKSQAVISFTLADKTAK
- a CDS encoding ABC transporter ATP-binding protein is translated as MDMQRPLLTVDKLSVSFTMETGIVDAVKQVSFSMHQGQTLALVGESGSGKSVTSGALMGLLPKNAWVDPSSQIHFQGTDLLSLPERVLRGYRGGKIAMIFQEPMTSLNPYMPVGEQVAEAIRCHRDVTRQEAMEETLALFERVQLPEPRKRLRHYSHEFSGGQLQRIMIAMALANKPDLLIADEPTTALDVTVQAEVLSLLKEIQAEMGMAILFITHDLGVVRHFADDVVVMCQGEVVEAGHVDKVFHSPEHPYTKMLLDAEPKPGEASEKPQAPVILDAQEIKVRYVLKSNWLGQPSEYLDAVKGISLTLRQGETLGIVGESGSGKSTLGRALMQLLPFSGTVSFEGRKLGDMSARERFELKRHMQMVFQDPYGSLSPRMTIGEIITEPLTVFTQMTKSERIQKARKALDEVRMDPTCINRYPHEFSGGQRQRIAIARALVSEPKFILLDEPTSALDRSVQLTVLELLKDIQRRHHIGYVFISHDLAVVRAISDQVMVMQRGEVVEQGTPEQIFDHPQQAYTQRLISACMMVEDAA
- the der gene encoding ribosome biogenesis GTPase Der; the protein is MIPVVALVGRPNVGKSTLFNRLTRTRDALVADFPGLTRDRKYGRAELEENEFIVIDTGGIDGSEEGVETKMAEQSLTAIEEADVVLFLVDGRAGLTASDEAIAKHLRSRQKPTFLVVNKIDGIDADSACADFWKLGVDDMYQIAAAQNRGVTALMERALAPFVEEWKARQAEEDDGFVDIESLDSADAIEKANLTEEDAEAAYKRLQEQPIKLAIIGRPNVGKSTLTNRILGEERVVVYDMPGTTRDSIYIPMERDGQEYVLIDTAGVRRRKNMNEAVEKFSVIQTLKAVEDANVVLLIIDARENISDQDLSLLGFALNSGRSLVIAVNKWDGLDNEVKERVKSELDRRLGFVDFARIHFISALHGTGVGHLYESVKEAYQSATKRISTSLLTRIMQMAQDDHQPPMIRGRRVKLKYAHAGGYNPPIVVVHGNQVNDLPGSYKRYLMNYFRKTLDLMGTPIRIHFHNSDNPFGNEKRQKLTVSQERQRKRLTNALKNRDRNQ